Proteins encoded in a region of the Candidatus Paceibacterota bacterium genome:
- the hisS gene encoding histidine--tRNA ligase — protein MADISTESYKGVRDFYPEDWQRMQKIFAIIRSSVERYGYQEYNASPLESTELYLSKTSDEIVNEQTYTFIDRGDRSVTLRPEMTPTVSRMVAAKMKALSYPIRWYSIPNVFRYEKPQRGRLREHYQLNVDLFGMEGIEADTEIVQLASFILTSFGAKESDFVIKLNSRSLMNALFSDLGLTPDKQKSVIRLIDKIKKISKEDVQTELNSICDTSKQQEAIKQFIAGNIISTNEAVQNAKQELDSFIENLAKIGITNAEIDLTLARGFDYYTGIVFEVFDTDPKNNRSLFGGGRYDGLTTLFGEKALPAVGFGMGDVTLQDFLEARSITPKTEPAADIYICRAGISFEQASIVADDLRRTGIRVLVDLSTKKIGDQISKASKENIPYVLVIGENELQNKAFELKNLADGSVTTGSITEIVEQFNDRTV, from the coding sequence AAAAAATCTTTGCAATCATCCGTTCATCGGTTGAGCGCTATGGATACCAGGAGTACAACGCTTCCCCACTTGAATCTACAGAACTATATCTTTCAAAGACGAGTGATGAGATTGTAAACGAACAAACATATACATTTATCGACCGAGGTGATCGTAGTGTCACACTCCGACCAGAAATGACACCGACAGTTTCTCGAATGGTTGCAGCAAAAATGAAAGCACTTTCATACCCTATTCGTTGGTACTCAATTCCAAATGTTTTTCGATATGAAAAACCACAGCGTGGTCGCCTTCGAGAGCACTACCAATTAAACGTTGACCTCTTTGGTATGGAAGGGATCGAGGCTGACACAGAAATTGTGCAACTTGCATCATTTATCCTCACTTCTTTTGGAGCGAAGGAGTCTGATTTCGTAATCAAGCTCAATTCACGATCACTCATGAATGCGTTGTTTAGCGATCTAGGATTAACTCCTGACAAGCAAAAATCAGTTATCCGCTTGATTGATAAAATCAAAAAAATCAGTAAGGAAGATGTACAAACCGAACTCAATTCAATTTGTGACACTAGTAAGCAACAAGAAGCAATCAAACAGTTTATTGCTGGAAACATTATTTCAACTAATGAAGCCGTACAAAACGCAAAACAGGAACTAGACTCATTCATTGAAAACCTTGCAAAGATAGGTATTACAAATGCAGAAATTGATCTGACTCTCGCACGTGGTTTTGATTACTACACCGGTATTGTCTTTGAAGTCTTTGACACAGATCCAAAAAATAACCGATCACTCTTCGGTGGCGGTAGATACGATGGACTTACAACACTCTTTGGAGAAAAAGCACTTCCTGCTGTTGGATTTGGGATGGGCGACGTGACACTTCAAGATTTTCTTGAGGCGCGTTCAATTACACCAAAAACTGAACCTGCGGCTGATATCTACATTTGCCGAGCTGGAATTTCGTTTGAACAAGCAAGTATTGTTGCTGATGACTTACGTCGGACTGGCATTCGAGTACTTGTTGACCTTTCTACAAAAAAGATTGGAGACCAGATTAGCAAGGCATCAAAAGAAAACATTCCGTATGTGCTTGTTATAGGCGAAAACGAGCTACAAAATAAGGCATTTGAACTCAAGAACCTTGCTGATGGTTCAGTGACTACAGGCTCTATAACTGAGATTGTTGAACAATTCAACGATCGTACCGTATAA
- a CDS encoding ribonuclease H-like domain-containing protein, with product MRFVVFDLETKNIFSDVGTSDPTLLDLSIAGAYDSETDKYYTFLESELYKLWPMIEKADLLIGYNSDHFDIPLLNKYYPGDLYQIRSLDLLKEIRASLGRRIKLDQVAEGTLKEKKSGNGLEAVEWWRTGEIDKIREYCIKDVEITKKIYEYALKHNKLRFAEGGKVTSIPLDTSKWLEETSSPLTHTLPF from the coding sequence ATGCGATTCGTAGTATTCGACCTAGAAACCAAAAATATATTCTCTGACGTAGGCACATCTGACCCTACACTTCTAGACCTATCTATAGCTGGAGCATATGACTCTGAGACAGATAAGTACTATACCTTTCTTGAATCAGAGCTATATAAGTTGTGGCCAATGATCGAGAAAGCCGACCTTTTGATTGGATACAATTCTGATCATTTCGATATCCCCCTCCTTAATAAATATTATCCTGGAGACTTGTATCAAATTCGAAGTTTAGACTTACTTAAAGAAATCCGAGCGTCTCTTGGACGACGTATTAAACTTGATCAAGTAGCTGAAGGAACACTCAAAGAAAAAAAGAGCGGTAACGGGCTTGAAGCTGTTGAGTGGTGGAGAACTGGAGAAATAGATAAAATTCGCGAGTATTGTATCAAGGATGTTGAGATTACAAAGAAAATTTATGAGTACGCACTCAAGCACAATAAGCTTCGTTTTGCAGAAGGCGGCAAAGTCACGTCAATTCCACTCGATACTTCAAAATGGCTCGAAGAAACTTCTTCCCCACTGACACATACACTTCCATTCTAG
- a CDS encoding thioredoxin domain-containing protein produces MEPNNNSNMYGPQSGAQPQQYSQIPPQKKPILSIPVAILIGMALIAGAIIFKDIWFNKGNTVENDPLAQNNIEIKDVTEDDHILGDPNADVILIEYSDFECPYCKQYHPTLKRIIDEYGPSGKVAWVYRHFPLYKGNESNPPLHANAGKQAEASECVAEIGGNAAFWKFTDRLYEVTPGNNRFDMSTIGEIAAYAGVDKTTFQTCLDSGKYAEKVSEDYFAAIAAGAQGTPYTVLIKTRTGEPLVLDAGAVPYPNLKGIIDAFIAK; encoded by the coding sequence ATGGAACCAAACAATAATTCAAACATGTACGGCCCGCAGAGTGGAGCGCAGCCGCAACAGTATTCACAAATACCACCACAAAAAAAACCAATATTATCTATACCAGTTGCAATCCTTATTGGTATGGCACTTATTGCAGGTGCAATCATTTTTAAAGATATATGGTTTAACAAGGGAAACACTGTAGAAAACGACCCCCTTGCTCAAAACAATATCGAAATCAAGGATGTTACGGAGGATGATCACATTCTAGGTGACCCAAATGCTGATGTTATCCTTATCGAATACTCAGACTTTGAGTGTCCTTACTGTAAGCAATACCACCCCACTCTTAAGCGAATTATTGACGAATATGGTCCTTCAGGAAAAGTTGCATGGGTATACCGACATTTTCCACTCTATAAAGGTAACGAATCTAACCCACCACTTCACGCCAACGCTGGAAAACAAGCTGAAGCAAGTGAATGTGTAGCAGAAATTGGAGGAAACGCTGCGTTCTGGAAATTCACTGACCGACTGTATGAAGTCACACCAGGAAACAACCGTTTTGATATGAGTACAATCGGTGAAATCGCTGCATATGCTGGAGTTGATAAAACAACATTCCAAACATGTTTAGACAGCGGTAAATATGCAGAAAAAGTTTCAGAAGACTACTTTGCTGCAATCGCTGCGGGTGCACAAGGAACACCATACACTGTTCTTATAAAGACACGAACAGGTGAACCTCTCGTTCTTGATGCAGGTGCAGTTCCCTATCCTAACCTTAAGGGAATCATCGACGCATTTATTGCTAAATAA
- a CDS encoding ATP-dependent DNA helicase, which yields MKAISTTTFDQAYARLNTEQRKAVDAIEGPVVVIAGPGTGKTQILAMRIANILLKTDTPPEAVLAIAFSESAVSSMRKRLLGIMGETAYKVSITTFHAFANAIIQEFPEAFPEFGEGSAAEETERLAIVEKALDSRKDAEDLRPHAAPYAHVRKILVAISSLKRENITPATLKQIIENQVVWYDAQPDKVHDKGAHKGKIKAAFAEYVEKIERNKALLAAYEGYEAGMRAEKLYDFDDMLVSANKALETHEYIKRVIQERYLYILVDEHQDTNAAQNQLIKHVADFHEAPNIFVVGDEKQAIYRFQGASIQNFMMLPEAYRDVKIISLAKNYRSKQHILDNAHTLIGETGMHHAIPRMKLEGSENIGSHVHIAHAVTESDEMHWVRGEILKIQETNADETIAIIVRDNSTAAAYAQFLQKESIYVKSTADSSFFEHVEGKRLATLLNAVRSPEEDTYLAEVLLYGLLPIELSDALKVLTSAKKEKRSISEILQERHGKAYGKFHEAVLAGREQPLVEALGSIFTACGVYESIVRVGMQSSLDLVLRVLVKEAQKTTIRNRGAMLADFVERLERMKTNEVRISVGESIDDFTLPGVYILTAHRSKGLEFDRVFIPSATESTWARGNRGSLFHIPQAGLISKSASLADGTLSDESAETLDELRLFYVAVTRARSSVYVSYHDVDMSGREATMYRGLLRIELRVGDAVIDIPKVENLPKGRMQEGRLEQVVLAVENAFIEQGLTVTALNNYIECPWKYVFMNALRVPFIQPAHLSFGTAMHAALEHWLRKKMKGEEVGSEGAYQAFLQALRREPISLADEERFKEEGRIALSEYTLTSELDPSSVIALEYSLKDIRMNVEGRYIELCGIIDRIERMGGELAVVDYKTGKHRSRNYVLGNTADSTGSMFRQLAFYKLLLSKDITHSDTPVTIGVIDFVQPDEKNRLSRVECVLTKEDVSKVEEEIRQTSQAILSGAYVGSRCGKKDCEHCSLADAIAQTTT from the coding sequence ATGAAAGCCATCTCCACCACCACCTTTGACCAGGCGTACGCACGACTAAATACTGAGCAGCGTAAGGCGGTTGATGCCATTGAGGGACCAGTTGTGGTCATTGCAGGACCTGGTACAGGTAAGACGCAGATATTAGCAATGCGTATCGCCAATATCCTCCTTAAAACGGACACTCCTCCTGAAGCAGTATTGGCTATTGCTTTCAGTGAATCTGCTGTCTCTTCAATGAGAAAGCGACTGTTGGGTATTATGGGTGAAACTGCATACAAGGTTTCGATTACAACGTTTCATGCATTTGCCAATGCAATCATCCAAGAATTTCCTGAGGCCTTTCCAGAGTTTGGTGAAGGATCAGCAGCAGAAGAAACTGAACGGTTAGCGATTGTAGAAAAAGCACTGGATTCGCGCAAGGATGCTGAAGACTTGCGACCGCATGCTGCACCATATGCACATGTCAGAAAAATTCTAGTTGCCATAAGTTCTTTGAAACGTGAAAACATAACACCCGCAACACTCAAGCAAATTATTGAGAATCAGGTTGTATGGTACGACGCGCAGCCAGATAAGGTGCATGATAAAGGAGCTCATAAGGGAAAGATTAAGGCTGCATTTGCTGAGTATGTAGAAAAGATTGAGCGAAACAAAGCACTGCTTGCTGCGTATGAAGGATATGAAGCTGGCATGAGGGCAGAAAAGTTATATGACTTTGACGACATGCTTGTGTCAGCAAATAAAGCACTTGAGACTCACGAGTACATCAAACGAGTTATTCAAGAAAGATACTTATATATTCTTGTCGATGAGCACCAAGATACAAATGCTGCACAAAACCAGTTGATAAAGCATGTTGCTGATTTTCACGAAGCACCTAATATTTTTGTTGTGGGTGATGAAAAGCAAGCCATTTATCGTTTCCAGGGTGCATCGATCCAAAACTTTATGATGCTTCCAGAAGCGTATCGAGATGTAAAAATTATTTCTCTCGCAAAAAACTACCGATCAAAACAACATATTCTTGATAATGCACATACATTGATTGGCGAGACTGGAATGCACCATGCTATTCCTCGCATGAAACTTGAAGGCTCAGAAAACATTGGTAGTCATGTTCATATTGCTCACGCAGTAACTGAGTCAGATGAAATGCATTGGGTTAGAGGTGAAATACTTAAAATCCAAGAGACTAACGCTGATGAGACCATTGCAATAATTGTTCGAGATAACAGTACCGCAGCAGCATATGCACAATTCTTACAAAAAGAGTCTATCTATGTTAAATCTACCGCCGACTCAAGTTTTTTTGAACACGTTGAAGGGAAGCGCCTCGCGACCCTCCTTAATGCAGTTCGATCACCAGAAGAAGATACATATCTTGCAGAAGTATTGCTCTATGGATTATTGCCCATAGAACTAAGTGACGCGCTAAAAGTATTGACGTCCGCGAAAAAAGAAAAACGCTCAATCTCAGAAATTCTACAAGAGCGTCACGGAAAAGCATATGGAAAATTCCACGAAGCAGTACTTGCTGGACGTGAACAGCCGTTAGTTGAAGCACTTGGATCAATATTTACCGCCTGTGGTGTCTATGAGTCTATTGTTCGTGTTGGTATGCAATCATCACTCGACCTAGTACTTCGAGTACTTGTAAAAGAAGCTCAAAAAACAACTATCAGGAATCGAGGGGCTATGCTCGCTGATTTTGTAGAGCGACTAGAGCGCATGAAGACAAATGAAGTGCGAATCTCTGTGGGCGAAAGTATTGATGACTTTACACTCCCTGGGGTGTATATCCTTACTGCACACCGTTCAAAGGGTCTTGAATTTGATCGTGTCTTTATTCCAAGTGCGACCGAGTCTACGTGGGCACGAGGAAACAGAGGGTCACTTTTCCACATTCCTCAAGCTGGACTTATCTCAAAGTCAGCAAGCCTTGCTGATGGAACACTTTCTGATGAATCAGCGGAAACATTAGATGAATTAAGGTTGTTTTACGTTGCGGTAACTCGTGCCCGTAGTTCGGTATATGTTTCATACCACGATGTAGATATGTCGGGTCGTGAAGCAACAATGTACCGAGGACTATTGCGTATTGAACTTCGAGTGGGGGACGCTGTTATAGATATTCCAAAAGTGGAAAACCTACCTAAAGGACGCATGCAAGAAGGACGATTAGAACAAGTGGTACTTGCTGTAGAGAATGCTTTTATCGAGCAAGGACTCACGGTTACAGCGCTTAATAACTATATCGAGTGTCCGTGGAAGTATGTGTTCATGAATGCACTTCGTGTGCCGTTTATTCAACCAGCACATTTATCTTTTGGTACGGCTATGCATGCTGCGCTCGAGCACTGGCTTCGAAAGAAAATGAAAGGTGAGGAGGTAGGATCTGAGGGAGCGTATCAAGCGTTTCTCCAAGCATTACGTCGTGAACCAATCTCACTTGCTGATGAAGAACGATTTAAGGAAGAGGGAAGGATTGCACTATCGGAGTACACACTCACATCAGAATTAGATCCTTCGTCAGTCATTGCACTTGAGTATTCACTTAAGGACATTCGAATGAACGTTGAGGGAAGGTACATTGAACTTTGTGGAATAATTGACCGCATTGAACGAATGGGTGGTGAGTTGGCTGTTGTGGACTACAAGACAGGAAAACATAGGAGTAGAAATTACGTGCTTGGAAATACTGCTGATTCAACTGGTTCCATGTTTAGACAGTTAGCTTTTTATAAACTCCTCCTTTCAAAAGATATAACACATAGTGATACCCCTGTAACAATTGGAGTCATTGATTTTGTGCAACCGGACGAAAAGAACAGACTCTCACGGGTTGAGTGTGTACTTACTAAAGAAGACGTATCAAAAGTTGAAGAAGAGATCAGACAGACTTCACAAGCTATTCTTTCAGGTGCATATGTTGGTTCACGATGTGGAAAAAAAGACTGCGAGCATTGTAGTCTCGCTGACGCCATTGCTCAAACTACTACATAA
- a CDS encoding sigma-70 family RNA polymerase sigma factor — MKKKKLSTPKGPKKAKPVAKKAAPVKKNTKPAVKQKVTKKEPRSKKTSAKEFETKSDRLIAKGKERGFVTYDEILKEFPTIENDIVFLDDFYSKLAGAGIDILEGGGLLDFAVEEKSGKKAVDGRASDSQDSIQMYLKEIGQYPLISAAEERGLAQRIEKGEAEAKNLLARANLRLVVSIAKKYVGRSPDLTLLDLIQEGNLGLFKAVDKFDWKKGYKFSTYATWWIRQAITRALADQSRTIRVPVHMVETIAKYKQVYRRLSQDLGRDPHPEEIANEMGLEVEKIYTIEKIDQNTVSLESPVGDADDEKSTLGDFISDDKILSPDQESSRRIMSDQVREILNDLPEKEREILELRHGIKDGIQHTLEEVGRKFGVTRERIRQIEAKAHEKIRQHEKINKLKNYF, encoded by the coding sequence ATGAAAAAAAAGAAACTCTCTACACCCAAGGGTCCTAAAAAGGCAAAACCGGTTGCGAAGAAAGCTGCACCTGTAAAAAAGAACACTAAACCTGCTGTAAAACAGAAGGTTACTAAGAAAGAACCTCGTTCAAAAAAGACAAGTGCAAAGGAATTTGAAACAAAGTCTGACCGACTTATTGCTAAAGGTAAGGAGCGAGGATTTGTTACGTATGATGAAATTCTTAAAGAATTTCCAACTATCGAAAACGATATTGTTTTCCTAGATGATTTTTATTCAAAGCTTGCTGGAGCGGGTATTGATATTTTAGAAGGGGGTGGTCTTCTTGATTTCGCGGTAGAAGAAAAGAGTGGAAAAAAAGCAGTTGATGGTAGAGCATCAGACTCACAGGACTCAATCCAAATGTACCTTAAGGAAATTGGTCAGTACCCACTTATTTCCGCAGCAGAAGAACGAGGTCTTGCGCAAAGAATTGAAAAGGGTGAAGCAGAAGCAAAGAATCTCCTTGCACGTGCGAACCTACGTCTCGTGGTTTCTATTGCAAAAAAGTATGTTGGACGAAGCCCTGACCTTACACTCCTTGACCTTATCCAAGAAGGAAACCTAGGACTATTTAAAGCGGTAGATAAGTTCGATTGGAAGAAGGGATACAAATTCTCAACATATGCTACATGGTGGATTCGCCAGGCTATTACTCGTGCGCTTGCTGACCAGTCACGAACAATTCGTGTTCCTGTGCACATGGTTGAAACAATTGCTAAGTATAAGCAGGTATACCGACGTCTTTCACAAGACCTTGGCCGCGATCCTCACCCAGAAGAAATCGCAAACGAAATGGGTCTTGAAGTAGAAAAGATCTACACCATTGAAAAGATTGACCAGAATACTGTCTCACTAGAAAGTCCGGTTGGAGATGCTGATGATGAAAAGTCTACACTTGGAGACTTTATTTCAGATGATAAGATTCTTTCTCCTGATCAAGAATCATCTCGCCGTATTATGAGTGACCAAGTTCGAGAAATCCTCAACGATCTTCCTGAGAAAGAACGAGAGATCCTGGAACTCCGTCACGGTATCAAAGATGGAATCCAGCACACACTTGAAGAGGTGGGAAGAAAGTTCGGTGTAACACGTGAACGTATCCGCCAAATTGAAGCAAAAGCGCACGAAAAGATTCGTCAGCACGAAAAGATTAATAAGCTTAAGAACTATTTCTAG
- the dnaG gene encoding DNA primase — MASDIERIKEKLAVEEVVSWYVKLAKVGGQFKGKCPFHSEKTPSFYVSPDRGTYYCFGCGAKGDILTFVQEFERLDFRGALKMLADKAGVELTHQPHDAVGKQEKETLYDILERATKFYEKHLKENSEALAYLHSRGITDEVINEWRIGFAPEGWDMLYTATRKSGTSSEMLVKAGLIKSSEKGPGFYDRFRSRIMFPLLDPTGRTVGFSGRIFGEAAKPGSQDAKYLNSPETELFKKSYFLYGLDKAKDAMRKDRTAVLVEGQFDLILSHTSGVKTAVATSGTAITLEHAKLIRRYADKIILAYDGDEAGKNAALKAARLAASAGLDVYAVLLQGGQDPADLVLKDPDLWHLLISNPRHVVDFVLDVWEAEKEEKKKLSVLEEHLMPLIASVLSPIQQDKYMRIVSGRTGIADHRLRESLDHAVENLARNASSLGGEESNLPLKKEQTGRLEIVKSNFISGMAWLATKPEHETLVKEYESRIHEFMTSLSKDDVAHAVLSTVESPTEEMLFQGEVLLSGSTHQKEFVADLWENFKTEELKHELAESLSMLKKAEFAGKQEESARELERIKRLTAELHGTNKKV, encoded by the coding sequence ATGGCCTCTGATATTGAACGCATAAAAGAAAAACTAGCAGTTGAAGAAGTTGTTAGTTGGTACGTAAAATTGGCGAAAGTTGGTGGGCAATTTAAGGGAAAGTGTCCCTTTCATTCTGAAAAGACACCGTCCTTTTACGTCTCACCTGACCGAGGAACATATTATTGTTTTGGTTGTGGTGCAAAGGGTGACATTCTCACGTTCGTGCAAGAATTTGAACGTCTAGACTTTCGTGGAGCACTTAAGATGCTTGCTGATAAAGCTGGTGTTGAATTAACCCACCAACCGCATGATGCTGTGGGAAAACAAGAAAAAGAAACTCTTTATGACATCTTAGAGCGTGCAACGAAGTTCTACGAGAAGCACCTAAAGGAAAATTCGGAAGCATTAGCATACCTACATTCTCGTGGAATCACCGATGAAGTCATTAATGAATGGCGTATCGGTTTTGCTCCGGAAGGATGGGACATGTTATATACAGCTACAAGAAAAAGTGGAACGTCTTCTGAGATGTTAGTAAAAGCAGGACTCATCAAGTCATCAGAAAAAGGACCAGGATTTTATGATCGTTTCCGTTCACGTATCATGTTCCCACTCTTGGATCCAACAGGACGAACTGTTGGATTTTCTGGAAGAATATTTGGTGAAGCAGCAAAGCCCGGAAGTCAGGATGCGAAATACTTAAATAGCCCAGAAACAGAGCTCTTTAAGAAATCATACTTTCTCTATGGGTTGGATAAGGCAAAAGATGCAATGCGTAAAGACAGGACAGCTGTTCTCGTTGAGGGACAGTTTGATCTGATTCTCTCTCACACATCAGGAGTTAAAACTGCTGTTGCAACATCTGGTACAGCAATCACTCTTGAGCATGCAAAACTCATCCGAAGATACGCAGATAAAATTATCCTTGCATATGACGGAGATGAAGCTGGAAAAAATGCTGCATTAAAAGCGGCACGACTTGCAGCGTCCGCTGGACTTGATGTGTATGCAGTACTTTTGCAAGGAGGGCAAGATCCAGCTGACCTCGTGCTTAAAGATCCAGACTTGTGGCACTTGTTAATCTCAAACCCACGACATGTTGTAGATTTTGTTCTCGATGTATGGGAAGCAGAGAAAGAAGAAAAGAAAAAACTATCTGTCCTTGAAGAGCATCTGATGCCGCTTATCGCTTCGGTGTTAAGTCCAATACAACAGGATAAATACATGAGGATAGTTTCAGGAAGAACTGGTATTGCGGACCACCGATTACGTGAATCTCTTGATCATGCAGTTGAGAATCTTGCGAGAAATGCCAGTTCATTAGGAGGAGAAGAAAGCAATCTGCCTCTAAAAAAAGAGCAGACTGGCAGGCTTGAAATTGTGAAGAGTAACTTCATTTCAGGAATGGCATGGCTTGCAACCAAACCTGAACATGAGACATTGGTAAAAGAATACGAATCACGCATTCATGAATTTATGACGTCTCTTTCAAAGGATGATGTTGCACATGCTGTTCTTTCAACCGTGGAATCGCCAACTGAAGAAATGCTTTTCCAAGGTGAAGTACTCCTGTCAGGAAGTACCCACCAAAAAGAATTTGTAGCTGATCTTTGGGAAAATTTTAAAACAGAAGAACTCAAGCACGAGTTAGCAGAATCATTATCAATGTTAAAAAAAGCAGAATTCGCTGGAAAGCAGGAAGAATCTGCACGTGAGCTCGAGCGTATCAAACGTCTTACCGCGGAGTTGCATGGCACTAATAAAAAAGTATAA